A window from Corynebacterium urealyticum DSM 7109 encodes these proteins:
- a CDS encoding ABC transporter ATP-binding protein — MIAAFGRILRSTKELMPFYVIVMISSILTAGLALAAPFLVKNATDTIVASVQGELSRDTALQTVIWLAVALLGVELASNLVRNIGGWFGDVMATRMRQILSNRYFAKLLSLPQSYYDKQVTGTIISRLDRSILGLTQFLQSFANNFFSMLLTVALILVITAIYYWPLALLLAVIFPMYLWLTALTSRKWIVWEKEKNEHIDTAQGRFAEVIGQVKVVKSFVTELRELRIFQKHFDETVQITRVQSRYWHMMDTLRMGGMNIIFFAIYLTLFWQTISGRFTIGDMVLLLQLVVMARQPASMMSWLVDTAQRAAAGSREYFEAMEELEEPTTAPALQQASRPGGSMLVDQEDVNAALVPQLSAPQSGPVFEFRDVDFEYLPGEPVIHDVSFSAQRGQTVALVGESGGGKSTLVNLLLGLYQPTAGTLTVCGEDVSTLSSAELRSSVGVVFQEPALFSGTIRENIAYATPYASQADIEDAAKRANAHEFIVGFTDGYDTVIGERGLRLSGGQKQRIAVARAMLKDAPVLVLDEATSALDTKAERVVQAGLEQLMEGRTTLVIAHRLSTIANVDTIVTLDEGRVDEVGSPAELATSGGIYSELLKLTGSTSAADRERLKRFGFWEGEPEEEPAEG, encoded by the coding sequence ATGATTGCCGCTTTCGGCAGGATCCTGCGATCCACGAAGGAGCTCATGCCCTTCTACGTGATCGTGATGATCTCGAGCATCCTCACCGCCGGCCTGGCGCTGGCCGCACCATTCCTGGTGAAAAACGCCACCGACACGATCGTGGCCTCGGTGCAAGGCGAGCTCTCCCGCGACACCGCGCTGCAGACCGTGATCTGGCTGGCCGTGGCCCTGCTCGGCGTGGAACTGGCCAGTAACCTGGTTCGCAATATCGGCGGCTGGTTCGGTGACGTGATGGCCACCCGGATGCGGCAGATCCTCTCCAACCGCTACTTTGCGAAACTGCTCAGCCTGCCTCAGAGCTACTACGACAAGCAGGTCACGGGCACCATCATCTCGCGATTGGACCGCTCGATCCTGGGGCTCACCCAGTTCCTGCAGTCCTTCGCCAATAACTTCTTCTCCATGCTGCTCACGGTCGCGCTGATCCTGGTGATCACCGCGATCTACTACTGGCCATTGGCCCTGCTGCTGGCCGTGATCTTCCCGATGTACCTGTGGCTCACCGCGCTAACGAGCCGAAAGTGGATCGTCTGGGAGAAGGAGAAAAACGAGCACATTGACACCGCCCAGGGCCGGTTCGCCGAGGTCATCGGCCAGGTGAAGGTAGTCAAGTCCTTCGTCACGGAGCTGCGCGAGCTGCGCATCTTCCAGAAGCACTTCGACGAGACCGTGCAGATCACCCGCGTGCAGTCCCGTTACTGGCACATGATGGACACCCTCCGCATGGGCGGGATGAACATCATCTTCTTCGCCATCTACCTCACCCTGTTCTGGCAGACGATCAGCGGGCGCTTCACCATCGGCGACATGGTCCTGCTCCTGCAGCTTGTGGTCATGGCCCGCCAGCCGGCCAGCATGATGAGCTGGCTGGTGGACACCGCCCAGCGCGCCGCCGCCGGTTCCCGCGAATACTTCGAAGCGATGGAGGAGCTGGAGGAGCCAACAACAGCACCCGCCTTGCAGCAAGCCTCTCGCCCAGGCGGCAGCATGCTCGTCGACCAGGAGGATGTGAACGCTGCTCTCGTCCCGCAGCTTTCAGCCCCGCAGTCGGGGCCGGTCTTCGAGTTCCGGGACGTGGATTTCGAGTACCTGCCCGGCGAGCCCGTCATTCACGATGTGAGTTTCAGCGCGCAGCGGGGCCAGACGGTGGCGCTGGTCGGCGAGTCCGGCGGCGGTAAATCCACCCTGGTGAACCTCCTGCTGGGCCTGTACCAGCCCACCGCTGGGACGCTCACCGTCTGCGGTGAGGACGTCTCGACGTTGAGCAGCGCGGAGCTGCGTTCCTCGGTGGGCGTGGTCTTCCAGGAGCCGGCGCTGTTCTCCGGCACGATCCGCGAGAACATCGCCTACGCCACCCCGTATGCCAGCCAGGCAGATATCGAGGATGCCGCCAAGCGTGCGAATGCGCACGAGTTCATCGTGGGCTTCACCGACGGCTACGACACGGTCATCGGAGAACGGGGCCTGCGGCTGTCCGGCGGCCAGAAGCAGCGCATCGCGGTAGCCCGAGCGATGCTGAAGGACGCCCCCGTGCTGGTATTGGATGAGGCCACCTCCGCGCTGGATACCAAGGCAGAGCGCGTGGTCCAGGCGGGCCTGGAACAACTGATGGAAGGGCGCACCACACTCGTGATTGCCCACCGGCTGTCGACGATCGCAAACGTGGACACCATCGTCACCCTGGACGAGGGCCGCGTCGACGAGGTTGGCTCCCCCGCGGAGCTGGCGACCTCCGGGGGTATCTACTCCGAACTGCTGAAGCTCACGGGCTCGACCTCGGCTGCTGACCGCGAGCGGTTGAAGCGCTTCGGTTTCTGGGAGGGCGAGCCGGAGGAGGAGCCCGCGGAGGGCTAA
- a CDS encoding CsbD family protein has product MSIDDIKGKAKEAFGDATGDESTKAEGKIDQAKSDLQDKANEVKDKAAEVFNDATDK; this is encoded by the coding sequence ATGTCTATCGACGACATCAAGGGCAAGGCAAAGGAAGCTTTCGGCGACGCAACGGGCGACGAGTCCACCAAGGCTGAGGGCAAGATCGATCAGGCTAAGTCCGATCTGCAGGACAAGGCTAACGAGGTCAAGGACAAGGCTGCTGAGGTCTTCAACGACGCGACCGACAAGTAA
- a CDS encoding 3-hydroxybutyryl-CoA dehydrogenase — protein MVQRVGIVGAGLMGSGIAEVAAKSGADVLVWELKQEALDAGKERIEKSLAKAVERGKLSAEDRDATLSRLSYTTNLEDFADREMVMEAIVENEKIKKDVFAQLDEIVEDKTAPLCSNTSSLPIQTIASATKNPERVLGLHFFNPVPVLPLVEVIPALTTSEEAVEKAQTFATEKMGKTAIRAKDRSGFIVNFLLVPYMLSAIRMVEQGVATAEDIDTGMKLGAAHPMGPLTLADMVGLDTCAFIADVMFEEFGDPTYSCPPLLRRMVQAGHFGRKSGKGFYEY, from the coding sequence ATGGTGCAGCGAGTAGGCATCGTCGGAGCAGGTCTCATGGGATCCGGAATCGCAGAGGTTGCTGCGAAGTCCGGCGCGGACGTCCTCGTGTGGGAGCTGAAGCAGGAGGCCCTCGACGCAGGCAAGGAGCGCATCGAGAAGTCCCTGGCCAAGGCCGTGGAGCGCGGAAAGCTCTCCGCAGAGGACCGGGACGCCACCCTGTCCCGCCTGAGCTACACCACCAACCTGGAGGACTTCGCGGACCGCGAGATGGTCATGGAGGCCATCGTCGAGAACGAGAAGATCAAGAAGGACGTCTTCGCGCAGCTCGACGAGATCGTCGAAGACAAGACCGCGCCGCTGTGCTCCAACACCTCGTCGCTGCCGATCCAAACCATCGCCTCGGCGACGAAGAACCCGGAGCGCGTGCTCGGCCTGCACTTCTTCAACCCGGTTCCGGTTCTGCCTCTCGTGGAGGTCATCCCGGCGCTGACCACCTCTGAGGAGGCCGTGGAGAAGGCGCAGACCTTCGCGACCGAGAAGATGGGCAAGACCGCCATCCGTGCGAAGGACCGTTCCGGCTTCATCGTGAACTTCCTGCTGGTGCCGTACATGCTCTCCGCGATCCGCATGGTGGAGCAGGGCGTGGCCACCGCAGAAGACATCGACACCGGCATGAAGCTGGGCGCCGCGCACCCGATGGGCCCGCTGACCCTGGCCGACATGGTTGGTCTCGACACTTGTGCCTTCATCGCGGACGTCATGTTCGAGGAGTTCGGCGACCCGACCTACTCCTGCCCGCCGCTGCTGCGCCGCATGGTGCAGGCCGGCCACTTCGGCCGCAAGTCCGGCAAGGGCTTCTACGAGTACTAA
- a CDS encoding SNF2-related protein, with protein MNIDGQEVTAQRIDSLIDGLVDVRYHWEATTQRVNRLREGGPAPTLCSEDSARLFGLGQNLSTAAFLRNIAAGQAPSIPWNEVNSSLQTVGEIPTRDELEQQRPELKKLAEYRGLRRLFRSRPQAQIDTYRRYAAIDGATVHSILTGVDAALGSTDRGQFLGIDLATMRPAITSELEKLTGWEVHWHQPEDIDVHRQALARLAEVEATEKSLLAEVESQQRSLKTKLADAELRQTDIQILDQLTPSTSLRLGPLQHLNLLDIEAATVSDLTRYDGVGEQTARQAIAAAKRYAAEMRADQPAVIDYRDKGPSTAYVRALAELLQFREQQRETQLEGPFLALPEGFDAYAQGVSEFALARPADGPRLITQAELAKIPARGAPLSTEQAWHLYAIRAAEFHAFGDDKSATAVPEDIAKSIEEITLRGVLHASLRGYQDFGARYALAQRKVLIGDEMGLGKTMQALAVFAHLAARGEKHFLVVCPPSLRINWEREIKKIHGS; from the coding sequence GTGAATATCGACGGCCAGGAAGTCACAGCTCAACGCATCGATTCGCTCATCGACGGGCTGGTCGACGTGCGTTACCACTGGGAGGCCACCACGCAGCGGGTCAACCGGCTCCGCGAGGGTGGACCCGCCCCAACGCTGTGCTCCGAGGACTCCGCCCGACTCTTCGGGCTTGGGCAGAACCTCAGCACGGCCGCTTTCCTGCGCAACATCGCAGCAGGCCAGGCGCCGAGCATTCCCTGGAACGAGGTCAACTCCTCGCTGCAGACCGTGGGAGAAATCCCCACCCGCGACGAGCTGGAACAGCAGCGCCCGGAACTCAAGAAGCTCGCCGAATACCGGGGCCTGCGCCGCCTCTTCCGATCCCGCCCACAGGCCCAGATCGACACCTACCGCAGGTACGCCGCCATCGACGGCGCCACGGTTCACTCCATCCTGACCGGTGTGGACGCTGCCCTGGGTTCCACGGACCGCGGCCAGTTCCTGGGGATCGATCTCGCGACAATGCGCCCGGCGATCACCTCCGAACTGGAAAAGCTCACCGGATGGGAGGTGCACTGGCACCAGCCCGAGGATATCGATGTCCACCGGCAAGCACTCGCGCGGCTGGCGGAAGTCGAAGCCACCGAGAAATCACTGTTGGCCGAAGTCGAGAGCCAGCAGCGATCCCTGAAGACCAAGCTCGCGGACGCGGAGCTAAGGCAGACCGACATCCAGATCCTCGACCAACTCACGCCATCGACGTCCCTGCGCTTAGGCCCCCTGCAACACCTGAATCTGCTGGACATCGAGGCCGCCACCGTCAGTGACCTCACCCGATACGACGGCGTGGGGGAACAGACCGCTCGGCAGGCCATCGCCGCGGCGAAGCGCTACGCCGCCGAAATGCGTGCGGATCAGCCCGCGGTGATCGACTACCGGGATAAGGGCCCCTCCACCGCCTACGTCCGGGCACTGGCTGAGCTGCTCCAGTTCCGCGAGCAGCAACGCGAAACCCAGCTCGAAGGACCATTCCTGGCACTGCCGGAAGGCTTCGATGCCTACGCGCAGGGCGTCAGCGAATTCGCGCTGGCCCGCCCGGCCGATGGTCCGCGCCTGATCACGCAGGCAGAGCTCGCAAAGATCCCGGCCCGCGGTGCCCCGCTGTCCACGGAGCAGGCGTGGCACCTGTACGCCATCCGCGCGGCGGAGTTCCACGCCTTCGGCGACGACAAATCCGCCACCGCCGTGCCGGAGGACATCGCCAAGTCCATCGAGGAGATCACTCTCCGTGGCGTGCTGCACGCGAGCCTGCGCGGCTACCAGGACTTCGGGGCGAGGTACGCGCTTGCCCAGCGCAAGGTCCTGATCGGCGATGAGATGGGCCTGGGCAAAACCATGCAGGCTCTTGCGGTGTTCGCCCACCTCGCCGCCCGCGGCGAGAAGCACTTTCTAGTGGTCTGCCCGCCGAGCCTGCGCATCAACTGGGAGCGCGAGATCAAAAAAATTCACGGATCTTGA
- a CDS encoding DEAD/DEAH box helicase — translation MGFPEVRGDSTVMTGDLNYGALVVDEAHRAKNPKSKQAQGVQQLTARTDVVTYLSGTPLENRVAEMETLLGYLDPELAPKLEKARRSAREFRTVVARRYLRRNQSDVLAELPPLTETEEWIEAFEAEREKYNEAVEAGNFMQMRQSFSGPGSAKMERFAELLTDGLDDDKTIVFTYFRGVLDHLMDSLGDRAFGPIAGGVSHQERQQAVDDFTAAEPGAVLVAQINAAGEGLNIQAANHVVLIEPQLNPAVEAQAIARAHRMGQINPVEVHRLLTPDSVEERLHLLLATKRELFDSYARDSVAAQQNPEAMDITDQQVMSEVLAAEKERIKELRGETPTL, via the coding sequence GTGGGCTTCCCCGAGGTGCGCGGGGACTCCACGGTCATGACCGGCGACCTTAACTACGGCGCGCTCGTCGTCGACGAAGCACACCGGGCGAAGAACCCCAAGTCCAAGCAAGCGCAGGGCGTACAGCAACTCACCGCACGGACGGACGTCGTCACCTACCTTTCCGGCACCCCGCTGGAAAACCGGGTGGCCGAGATGGAGACGCTGCTGGGTTACCTCGATCCCGAGCTAGCGCCCAAGCTCGAGAAGGCACGCAGGAGCGCGCGTGAGTTCCGCACCGTCGTCGCGCGCCGCTACCTGCGCCGCAACCAGAGCGACGTCCTCGCCGAGCTGCCACCGCTGACCGAGACGGAGGAATGGATCGAGGCCTTCGAGGCGGAGCGTGAGAAGTACAACGAGGCCGTCGAGGCGGGCAACTTCATGCAGATGCGGCAGAGCTTCAGCGGGCCGGGGTCCGCGAAGATGGAGCGCTTCGCCGAGCTGCTCACCGATGGCCTGGATGACGATAAGACGATCGTTTTCACGTACTTCCGCGGCGTGCTCGATCACCTCATGGACAGCCTCGGCGACCGAGCATTCGGCCCGATCGCGGGCGGGGTGAGCCACCAGGAACGCCAGCAGGCGGTGGATGACTTCACCGCAGCCGAGCCCGGCGCTGTGCTCGTCGCGCAGATCAACGCTGCCGGCGAGGGGTTGAATATCCAGGCGGCCAACCACGTGGTGCTCATCGAGCCGCAGCTCAACCCGGCGGTCGAGGCGCAAGCCATCGCGCGCGCCCACCGGATGGGCCAGATCAACCCGGTGGAGGTGCACCGGCTGCTCACCCCAGACTCCGTGGAGGAGCGACTGCACCTGCTGCTGGCAACCAAGCGGGAGCTCTTCGATTCCTATGCCCGCGACTCGGTGGCCGCCCAGCAGAATCCGGAGGCCATGGATATCACTGACCAGCAGGTCATGAGCGAGGTGCTCGCCGCCGAGAAGGAACGGATCAAGGAGCTTCGGGGCGAGACCCCGACGCTCTAA
- a CDS encoding metallophosphoesterase, with amino-acid sequence MLASGEGSTTWFTSDLHLGHPLVSGIRGFGEDEAGVARHDDTLLTNLREALNEGDHLWVLGDISSGWEPQEEAALDKLQAALRAEDMPRVYLHLVSGNHDSTHPLHTHAYLRQPRFLEVFDSVQSMQNLLWEGHTVWLNHFPRPGQDHIPGGSRHDELRLDVPWMLHGHLHSPTPITGVGQVDVGVDPWGFKPVVKEELMETLMASGRA; translated from the coding sequence ATGTTGGCCAGCGGAGAAGGGTCCACAACCTGGTTCACGAGCGATCTGCATCTTGGGCACCCCTTGGTGTCCGGCATTAGGGGTTTCGGCGAGGACGAGGCCGGGGTGGCCCGGCACGACGACACCCTGCTTACTAACCTGCGCGAGGCTCTGAACGAAGGCGATCACCTGTGGGTCCTCGGAGATATCTCCAGCGGCTGGGAGCCTCAGGAGGAGGCGGCGCTCGACAAGCTTCAGGCGGCGCTGCGTGCGGAAGATATGCCGCGGGTCTACCTCCACCTGGTGAGCGGCAACCACGACTCAACCCACCCCCTGCACACGCACGCCTACCTGCGCCAGCCCCGCTTCCTGGAGGTCTTCGACTCCGTGCAGTCGATGCAAAACCTCCTCTGGGAGGGGCACACAGTGTGGCTCAATCACTTCCCGCGCCCCGGCCAGGACCACATCCCGGGTGGTTCCCGCCACGACGAGCTGCGCCTGGACGTGCCCTGGATGCTGCACGGTCATCTCCACTCGCCGACCCCCATCACCGGTGTCGGCCAGGTAGACGTCGGCGTCGATCCCTGGGGGTTCAAGCCGGTAGTGAAGGAAGAGCTTATGGAGACCCTGATGGCCTCCGGGCGGGCCTAA
- a CDS encoding bile acid:sodium symporter family protein, with the protein MTQHNTTTNTTTVDAEERSARIAVFAFPAFILAGSALAFFSPGTFTPLAPHVSTMIAIIMLCMGLTLTLPDFKEILRRPWPIFIGVVAQFIIMPLGAVAVAKLLGLNPMLAIGLLMLGSVPGGTTSNVVAYLAKGDVALSVAMTSVSTILSPIATPIIMLLLAGEETPVDGANMAWSLVQTVLLPVVGGLVIRVIFDRFVTALLPILPWLSIIAIGGVVFPAVAKSSDTLAQVGLLTLIAVILHNAIGYGLGFLAAKVFGYPQAVARTTSIEVATQSAGLSSAMAGKYWSPEAAIPGAIAAVWHNISGAIFAFLARRIDAKRASQPTGQAAEQRAEQASPASTPTPVAD; encoded by the coding sequence ATGACTCAGCACAACACCACCACGAACACCACCACCGTGGACGCCGAAGAGCGCTCGGCACGCATCGCCGTCTTCGCTTTCCCGGCGTTCATCCTGGCCGGCTCCGCCCTGGCCTTCTTCTCCCCCGGCACCTTCACCCCGCTGGCCCCGCACGTCTCCACGATGATCGCCATCATCATGCTGTGCATGGGGCTCACGCTGACCCTGCCGGACTTCAAGGAGATCCTGCGCCGCCCCTGGCCGATCTTCATCGGCGTCGTCGCCCAGTTCATCATCATGCCGCTGGGCGCGGTCGCGGTCGCCAAGCTGCTGGGGCTCAACCCGATGCTCGCCATCGGCCTGCTGATGCTGGGCTCCGTCCCCGGCGGCACCACCTCCAACGTGGTCGCCTACCTCGCGAAGGGCGACGTCGCCCTCTCCGTCGCCATGACTTCCGTGTCGACGATCCTGTCCCCCATCGCCACCCCGATCATCATGCTGCTGCTCGCCGGTGAGGAGACCCCGGTCGACGGCGCGAACATGGCCTGGTCCCTGGTCCAGACGGTGCTGCTGCCCGTCGTCGGCGGCCTGGTCATCCGCGTGATCTTCGACCGCTTCGTCACCGCGCTGCTGCCGATCCTGCCGTGGCTGTCCATCATCGCCATCGGTGGAGTGGTCTTCCCCGCTGTCGCGAAGTCCTCCGACACCCTCGCCCAGGTCGGCCTGCTCACCCTCATCGCGGTGATCCTGCACAACGCCATCGGCTACGGCCTGGGCTTCCTGGCAGCCAAGGTCTTCGGTTACCCACAGGCCGTCGCCCGCACCACCTCCATCGAGGTCGCCACCCAGTCCGCAGGCCTGTCCTCCGCGATGGCGGGCAAGTACTGGAGCCCCGAGGCTGCTATCCCGGGCGCGATCGCCGCGGTCTGGCACAACATCTCCGGTGCGATCTTCGCCTTCCTGGCCCGCCGCATCGACGCCAAGCGCGCGTCCCAGCCCACAGGCCAGGCCGCTGAGCAGCGCGCCGAGCAAGCCAGCCCAGCGAGTACCCCGACCCCAGTCGCAGACTAG
- the lepA gene encoding translation elongation factor 4, which yields MSAKQKNYAIETFTEPERIRNFCIIAHIDHGKSTLADRILDLSGVIEHRDMRDRYLDNMELERERGITIKAQNVRIPWVPKSGAHEGEQLVLQLIDTPGHVDFTYEVSRALEACEGAILLVDAAQGIEAQTLANLYLAMDKDLEIIPVLNKIDLPAADPEKYSQELANIIGCEPEEVLRVSGKTGEGVPELLDRVCELVPHPVGDPDAPARALIFDSVYDTYRGVVTYVRMMDGRLNDREKNKMMSTGTEHDTLEIGVVSPGPTKTKGLSVGEVGYLITGVKDVRQSKVGDTVTLAHNGATEPLQGYAEPKPMVYSGLFPISADQYPELREAIEKLQLNDASLSFEPETSVALGFGFRCGFLGLLHMEITRTRLEREFGLDLISTAPSVVYRVIQEDGTETFVRNPSDWPGGKLQAVYEPMVDMTIIVPEAFLGGTMELCQSKRGQMKNMDFLSQDRVELRYRIPLGEIIFDFFDSLKSRTKGYASLNYEEAGEEQADLVKVDILLQGEPVDAFSAIVHRENAHYYGNKMAVKLKDLIPRQQFEVPIQAAIGSKIIARENIRALRKDVLAKCYGGDISRKRKLLEKQKEGKKRMKNIGTVSVPQEAFVAALSTGGED from the coding sequence ATGAGCGCCAAGCAGAAGAACTACGCCATCGAGACGTTTACGGAGCCCGAGCGGATCCGAAACTTCTGCATCATCGCGCACATCGACCACGGGAAGTCGACGCTGGCGGACCGCATCCTCGACCTCTCCGGCGTCATCGAACACCGCGATATGCGCGACCGCTACCTGGACAACATGGAGTTGGAGCGGGAGCGCGGCATCACCATTAAGGCGCAGAACGTTCGCATCCCGTGGGTGCCGAAGTCCGGTGCACACGAGGGGGAGCAGCTGGTCCTCCAGCTCATCGATACCCCGGGCCACGTGGACTTCACTTACGAGGTCTCCCGCGCCCTCGAGGCCTGTGAGGGTGCGATCCTGTTGGTCGATGCGGCCCAGGGTATTGAGGCCCAGACCCTGGCGAACCTCTACCTCGCGATGGATAAGGACCTGGAGATCATCCCGGTCCTGAACAAGATCGACCTCCCGGCGGCCGACCCGGAGAAGTACTCCCAGGAGCTGGCGAACATCATCGGCTGCGAGCCGGAGGAGGTCCTGCGCGTCTCGGGCAAGACGGGCGAGGGCGTGCCGGAGCTGCTGGACCGGGTCTGCGAGCTCGTCCCGCACCCGGTGGGCGACCCGGATGCACCGGCACGCGCGCTGATCTTCGACTCGGTCTACGACACCTACCGTGGCGTCGTGACCTACGTCCGCATGATGGACGGTCGCCTGAACGACCGCGAGAAGAACAAGATGATGTCTACCGGCACGGAGCACGACACCCTCGAGATCGGCGTCGTCTCCCCGGGACCGACGAAGACCAAGGGCCTCAGCGTGGGCGAGGTGGGCTACCTCATCACCGGTGTGAAGGACGTCCGCCAGTCCAAGGTTGGCGATACCGTCACCCTGGCGCACAACGGCGCGACCGAGCCGCTGCAGGGCTACGCGGAGCCGAAGCCGATGGTCTACTCGGGCCTGTTCCCGATCTCCGCGGACCAGTACCCGGAACTGCGTGAGGCCATCGAGAAGCTGCAGCTTAACGACGCCTCCCTGAGCTTCGAGCCGGAGACCTCCGTCGCCCTGGGCTTCGGTTTCCGCTGTGGCTTCCTCGGCCTGCTGCACATGGAGATCACCCGCACCCGCCTGGAGCGGGAGTTCGGCCTGGACCTGATCTCCACTGCCCCGTCCGTGGTCTACCGCGTGATCCAGGAGGACGGTACCGAAACCTTCGTGCGCAACCCGTCCGACTGGCCGGGTGGCAAGCTGCAGGCGGTTTACGAGCCGATGGTGGATATGACGATCATCGTGCCGGAGGCTTTCCTGGGCGGGACCATGGAGCTGTGCCAGTCCAAGCGCGGCCAGATGAAGAATATGGACTTCCTCTCCCAGGATCGCGTGGAGCTGCGCTACCGCATCCCGCTGGGCGAGATTATTTTCGATTTCTTCGATTCCCTGAAGTCTCGCACCAAGGGCTACGCATCCCTGAACTACGAGGAGGCCGGCGAGGAGCAGGCTGATCTGGTGAAGGTGGATATCCTGCTGCAGGGCGAGCCGGTGGATGCGTTCAGCGCGATCGTGCACCGCGAGAATGCGCACTACTACGGCAATAAGATGGCCGTGAAGCTCAAGGACCTGATCCCGCGCCAGCAGTTTGAGGTGCCGATCCAGGCTGCCATCGGTTCGAAGATCATTGCGCGTGAGAACATCCGCGCGTTGCGCAAGGACGTCCTCGCCAAGTGTTACGGCGGTGACATCTCGCGTAAGCGCAAGCTGCTGGAGAAGCAGAAGGAAGGTAAGAAGCGCATGAAGAACATCGGTACCGTCTCGGTGCCGCAGGAGGCCTTCGTCGCTGCCCTGTCCACCGGGGGCGAGGACTAG
- a CDS encoding type II toxin-antitoxin system PemK/MazF family toxin produces MPLFDRTPPQPKQQDRPGRITRLLNRHFRHYGNLAEGLELLNSELGLTESANVRYVPPEPTVKTPTHVHARATIYAPDMDGQADPGEVVWADIRPNRGAEIQRRAVLIVGRNHHTLLTLLISSNEEHRNHDNWTAIGPGAWDMNRSESWVRLDKILEIPESQILRRGLHMPERRYDRIAQRLREGYGWH; encoded by the coding sequence ATGCCCCTTTTCGACCGAACGCCACCGCAACCGAAGCAGCAGGACCGGCCTGGCCGGATCACCCGACTGCTCAACCGGCACTTCCGGCACTACGGGAACCTGGCCGAGGGGCTCGAGCTACTGAACTCCGAGCTGGGGCTCACGGAATCCGCCAACGTGAGGTACGTGCCGCCCGAGCCCACCGTCAAAACACCCACGCACGTGCACGCGCGCGCCACGATCTACGCACCAGACATGGACGGCCAGGCGGACCCCGGTGAGGTGGTGTGGGCAGACATTCGCCCCAACCGTGGGGCAGAGATCCAACGACGGGCCGTCCTCATCGTCGGACGTAACCACCACACGCTGCTGACCCTGCTGATCTCGTCGAACGAAGAGCACCGCAACCACGACAACTGGACCGCGATCGGGCCGGGCGCGTGGGACATGAACCGCAGCGAAAGCTGGGTGCGCCTCGACAAGATCCTCGAAATCCCGGAGTCACAGATCCTGCGGCGCGGGCTGCACATGCCGGAACGGCGCTACGACCGCATCGCTCAGCGGCTACGCGAAGGCTACGGCTGGCACTAA
- the rpsT gene encoding 30S ribosomal protein S20, giving the protein MANIKQTKKRVLTNEIARQRNKAVRSRLRTESRKFHALVEAGDKDAAEKQMRVAARLYDKAVTKGVLHRNNAANKKSRMAAHLNGMK; this is encoded by the coding sequence ATGGCAAACATCAAGCAGACCAAGAAGCGCGTTCTCACCAACGAGATCGCACGTCAGCGCAACAAGGCAGTCCGCTCCCGCCTGCGCACCGAGTCCCGCAAGTTCCACGCACTCGTGGAGGCCGGCGACAAGGATGCAGCCGAGAAGCAGATGCGCGTTGCTGCTCGTCTGTACGACAAGGCCGTCACCAAGGGCGTTCTGCACCGCAACAACGCGGCGAACAAGAAGTCCCGCATGGCCGCACACCTGAACGGCATGAAGTAA